The genomic stretch caatatcaactccctgggactgttggttattgagaagaagtcgtttgaagattttagcctttttgacccctgtgaccttgaatgaaggtcaaggtcattcatttgaacaaacttggtagcccttcaccccagcatgctacaggccaaatattaggtctctgggactcttggttattgagaagaagtcgtttaaagattttagcctttttgactcctgtgaccttgaatgaaagtcaaggtcattcatttgaacaaacttggtagcccttcaccccagcatgctacagatccaatatcaactccctgagactcttggttattgagaagaagtcgtttaaagattttagcctttttgactcctgtgaccttgaatgaaagtcaaggtcattcatttgaacaaacttgggagcccttcaccccagcatgctacaggccaaatattaggcctctgggactcttggttattgagaagaagtcgtttaaagattttagcctttttgactcctgtgaccttgaatgacggtcaaggtcattcatttgaacaaacttggtagcccttcaccccagcatgctacagacccaatatcaactccctgggactcttggttattgagaagaagtcgtttaaagattttagcctttttgacccctgtgatcttgaatgaaagtcaaggtcattcatttgaacaaacttggtagcccttcaccccagcatgctacagacccaatatcaactccctgggactcttggttattgagaagaagtcgtttaaagattttagcctttttgactcctgtgaccttgaatgaaggtcaaggtcattcatttgaacaaacttggtagcccttcaccccagcatgctacagacccaatatcaagtccctgggtcttttggctatttagaagaagtcgtctaatttttttttagcctttttgactcctgtgaccttgaatgaaagtcaaggtcattcatttgaacaaacttggtagccctttaccccagcatgctacagacccaatatcaactccctgggactgttggttgttgagaagaagtcgtttgaagattttagcctttttgactcctgtgaccttgaatgaaggtcaaggtcattcatttgaacaaacttggtagcccttcaccccagcatgctacaggcccaatattaggtctctaggccttttggttattgagaagaagttgcttgaatggaaagttgacgccggacggacggccggacggacggccagacggccggacggacgacggacggacgacggacgccgcgccacggcataagctcacttgcccttcgggcaggtgagctaataaaatgaagtattttctaattcaaaaaataatttatggAATAAATAATTACCAACTTAATCctttagaaaatgaaataaaagtagGTAAATCTTCTCAATCATAAGACATTAAACAGACAgcaatatttgataatatacaCTGCATTTAGCTCTTTCAATATCCACTTTTCTCTCCACCCAGGCATAAGGATATAACAgaaatacattgttttacaggAGAAGGAATTCCCCCTCCAACATCTGATGGGTATTGGCAAATCTCCATGTTCATATCCACTGAAACCCAAAAGCAGACTTACGCCATCTTAATAACTACAATATGGTGTAAATTAtcttaatgaaaatataaagagACAAAAACTGAACagatatttactgtaaatgaaATTTTTCGAAGAATTATGGAATAATTGTTCCTCAGCATGCTTCATGATAATTAGTTTTTACATCCATAGCCCTGGTAGTATAGTACCAGTGTGGTTTAACAAGAGGGCAAAAACTGAATTGATGAGTTTTAAGTAATGAGagaaaagagagagaaaaattgTGACTGCTGATGGGAGGGGGTGGGTGGGTGGGATATAGGATAACCTGTCTAATTTGGTTGTTATCAGGACAGAAATATCTGGCTGGATTATAGAGGTGTCCAGTTTACAGAGAGGCAAACAATCTGGGAATTAGACACATACAATTtcacaacagacagacagggtCCAGATTAGACAGGTATTAACAACCATAAATATGCAATGCCAGTATAGACAGGGTCTGGAATATACAGGTTGTAACTACCATGAATCAAAAGTGAAAATGCTGGGACAAATATTAATGCCAGTATAGACAGGGTTCAGAATAGACAGGTAGATGCCAATATAGACAGGTTCTGGATTAGACATTGTTTGATTTAGCCAGGTTATACTGTACTGAGATCTAGTAGGAGTATATAAAGAGATGGAAGACTGAATGGAGACTCACCATGTAGAAGTGACTTAGCAGAGGGTAGAGCAGTGTAATGAGAGGAAAGTCGGGAGAGGACATAAACAGAAACAGGACAGAAGGCAGAGGTTATATCTATCATACATTGTACGTAAGGACAAAATGTGAAGGGAACTTGAGGTGTATGGGGCAACAAAGTGCTAACAAACCAGCATCAGTGTATGAATGAAAGAGGGGAAATAGGGATAAACATGTCTGGAGGAATATATGAAGGACAAGGGGGAAAGAGGTAGAGGCGGCTGAAAAAATGCTGAAGAAATTTATGGAAGAACAAAGGGGAATAAGGCTGAAAAATGTTGATAGAATGTATAAAGTGGAAGGGGATAAAGAGAGGAGAGGGGCTGAAAAGTGAATGAAGGAATGTATGGAAGGTGAAGAGAATGGGGAGGACTAAAAAGAGGCTGGAGGAATGTATAAATTGGAAGGGGTAAAGAGAGGGGAGGGGCTGAAAAGTGGATGAAGGAACGGGATGAAAAGAGGCAGGAGACTGTAAGGAGATCCCAGAGGAATGTATAGAGAACGACTTACCAGCGACAGGCTCTATGATGTCCTCCTGTTCCTCTGGCTTGGTGTTACTCAGCATGATGATACCGCCATTAGACACCTGGACGGAACAGAAAAGAATAATTATCGATTTGTTTGCAAGTATTAAAATGAAGATAATTAtggtaaggggaggtaacttttgTGTGTTTCAGAGATTATATTAACAAATGTAGCATTTATATTAatgaggggaggtaactttgtATTCTATTTATAATTCTATATGCACAGAtgtgtaacatttatattaatgaGGGGAGACAACTTTTGAGAGCTATAgaaaatgttatatgtataattgtatgatGTATCTGTGCTGATTTCAATAGACTATGTACACATACAGAATGTGTATGTAAATCTTATGTATAAAGTTGAACTCACATCTTTGACAGGGACGTATCGGCCGTCAGGGAGAGTTAGGACTTTAAGTTGAGCCTTCATCACACGTGCTGGGTTAGACAACATCATAAAGTTAGGTTCTGGCTCTTTCTTCTCTTTTTCAGCTTTTTCTTTTTCTGCCTTCTCCTTTTCTGCTTTCTCTTTTTCAGccttttcttcttcttcctttttctctttttcatCTTCATCCTACAAGAATTACAAgcaattattttttttgcctgccccactttgtcagtataggaAGTTTAAGTAAAACTtcaaaattcactaaaatttcagtattttttaagTAAACCACAAAGAATATCTTCACTTAATAGTTATAAGGAAGCacactgtatacattataagaCGTGTGGAAATATTGATGCATTGTAGAGGTAAAACATAATCTTACTTCACAATCTCGTTGTAGGTAAAACAAAAGCAATGATGATCATGGTTTTGTTTAAgtataacataaaacacttttattcatatgatttatgtatttatttttaaaccaAACAGAGTAATCTCCCCTGAATAGTCAACACTGTGACCACTAATAGGACCTAAATCTTTGTCGTTTGTGAGGATGTAACCTGCCATAGCATCACTactagttttgttttgtttataccTTTTTATTATCCTTgacaaaaaatgaaagaaactGTCTAAAGAGACACAGGAAATAAAAGACTGTTTTattacaacataatacaatggCCATTCCTTTGTTGAATTGTTGTTAGATTAAAAGTGAACTGTATACTGCACTGAGTCGTGGGTGGGAGGGATTTGTAGGTATGGAGaagataaacatgtatgtatcatGTGTAAGGTCAGAGAGAAGAATTGAACATCTTGTCCTTGATAATGTTTACAAGTAAGAAGGAAGTAAGTGGATCTTCTggtatttttcaaattgaatGTTTTGCCAATAACGAGAACACTGACCATTCCTGCTAACAGGTCAGAATCATTATAGACAGTCTCACAAAACACTCAAGCTACACTTAAATCACCAATGTTTGCCCTTGGAAATGGCCTTCCCAATTACTGCTTCTCCCATTAGCCTTGTAGTAGCCTCCCCCTTCCCCTTCCTCTGTTTACTCCTTGTAGTAGCCTCCCCCTCCTACTCCTCCCTTGTTTACTCCTTGTAGTAgcctcccctccccctcctctgTTTACCCCTTGTAGTAGCCTCCCCCTCCTCTGTTTACCCCTTGTAGTAGCCTCCCCCTCCTCTGTTTACCCCTTGTAGTAGCCTCCCCCTCCTCTGTTTACCCCTTGTAGTAGCCTCCCCCTCCTCTGTTTACCCCTTGTAGTAGCCTCCCCCTCCTCTGTTTACCCCTTGTAGTAGCCTCCCCCTCCTCTGTTTACCCGAACAACTTGGtactttaccccagcatgctacaggccaaatattaggtctctgggactgttggttatcgagaagaagtcgtttaaagattttagcctttttggcccctgtgaccttgaatgaaggtcaaggccattcatttgaacaaactaggtagcccttcatcccagcatgctacagacccaatatcaactccctgggactgttggttattgagaagaagtcgtttgaagattttagcctttttgacccctgtgaccttgaatgaaggtcaaggtcattcattgaacaaacttggtagcccttcaccccagcatgctacaggccaaatattaggtctctgggactcttggttattgagaagaagtcgtttaaagattttagcctttttgactcctgtgaccttgaatgaaagtcaaggtcattcatttgaacaaacttggtagcccttcaccccagcatgctacagatccaatatcaactccctgagactcttggtattgagaagaagtcgtttaaagatttagcCTTTTTgaactcctgtgaccttgaatgaaagtcaagggtccttcatttgaacaaaacttgggagcccttcaccccagcatgctacaggccaaatattaggctctgggactcttggttattgagaagaagtcgtttaaagattttagcctttttgactcctgtgaccttgaatgacggtcaaggtcattcatttgaacaaacttggtagcccttcaccccagcatgctacagacccaatatcaacctccctgggactcttggttattgagaagaagtcgtttaaagattttagccttttttgacccctgtgatcttgaatgaagtcaaggtcattcatttgaacaaacttggtagcccttcaccccagcatgctacagacccaatatcaactccctgggactcttggttattgagaagaagtcgtttaaagattttagccttttgactcctgtgaccttgaatgaaggtcaaggtcattcatttgaacaaacttggtagcccttcaccccagcatgctacagacccaatatcaagtccctgggtcttttggctatttagaagaagtcgtctaatttttttttagccttttttgactcctgtgaccttgaatgaaagtcaaggtcattcatttgaacaaacttggtagccctttaccccagcatgctacagacccaatatcaactccctgggactgttggttgttgagaagaagtcgtttgaagattttagcctttttgactcctgtgaccttgaatgaaggtcaaggtcattcatttgaacaaacttggtagcccttcaccccagcatgctacaggcccaatattaggtctctaggccttttggttattgagaagaagttgcttgaatggaaagttgacgccggacggacggccggacggacggccagacggccggacggacgacggacggacgacggacgccgcgccacggcataagctcacttgcccttcgggcaggtgagctaataaaatgaagtattttctaattcaaaaataatttatggAATAAATAATTACCAACTTAATCctttagaaaatgaaataaaagtagGTAAATCTTCTCAATCATAAGACATTAAACAGACAAgcaatatttgataatatacaCTGCATTTAGCTCTTTCAATATCCACTTTTCTCTCCACCCAGGCATAAGGATATAACAgaaatacattgttttacaggAGAAGGAATTCCCCCTCCAACATCTGATGGGTATTGGCAAATCTCCATGTTCATATCCACTGAAACCCAAAGCAGACTTACGCCATCTTAATAACTACAATATGGTGTAAATTAtcttaatgaaaatataaagagACAAAAACTGAACagatatttactgtaaatgaaATTTTTCGAAGAATTATGGAATAATTGTTCCTCAGCATGCTTCATGATAATTAGTTTTTACATCCATAGCCCTGGTAGTATAGTACCAGTGTGGTTTAACAAGAGGGCAAAAACTGAATTGATGAGTTTTAAGTAATGAGagaaaagagagagaaaaattgTGACTGCTGATGGGAGGGGGTGGGTGGGTGGGATATAGGATAACCTGTCTAATTTGGTTGTTATCAGGACAGAAATATCTGGCTGGATTATAGAGGTGTCCAGTTTACAGAGAGGCAAACAATCTGGGAATTAGACACATACAATTtcacaacagacagacagggtCCAGATTAGACAGGTATTAACAACCATAAATATGCAATGCCAGTATAGACAGGGTCTGGAATATACAGGTTGTAACTACCATGAATCAAAAGTGAAAATGCTGGGACAAATATTAATGCCAGTATAGACAGGGTTCAGAATAGACAGGTAGATGCCAATATAGACAGGTTCTGGATTAGACATTGTTTGATTTAGCCAGGTTATACTGTACTGAGATCTAGTAGGAGTATATAAAGAGATGGAAGACTGAATGGAGACTCACCATGTAGAAGTGACTTAGCAGAGGGTAGAGCAGTGTAATGAGAGGAAAGTCGGGAGAGGACATAAACAGAAACAGGACAGAAGGCAGAGGTTATATCTATCATACATTGTACGTAAGGACAAAATGTGAAGGGAACTTGAGGTGTATGGGGCAACAAAGTGCTAACAAACCAGCATCAGTGTATGAATGAAAGAGGGGAAATAGGGATAAACATGTCTGGAGGAATATATGAAGGACAAGGGGGAAAGAGGTAGAGGCGGCTGAAAAAATGCTGAAGAAATTTATGGAAGAACAAAGGGGAATAAGGCTGAAAAATGTTGATAGAATGTATAAAGTGGAAGGGGATAAAGAGAGGAGAGGGGCTGAAAAGTGAATGAAGGAATGTATGGAAGGTGAAGAGAATGGGGAGGACTAAAAAGAGGCTGGAGGAATGTATAAATTGGAAGGGGTAAAGAGAGGGAGGGGCTGAAAAGTGGATGAAGGAACGGGATGAAAAGAGGCAGGAGACTGTAAGGAGATCCCAGAGGAATGTATAGAGAACGACTTACCAGCGACAGGCTCTATGATGTCCTCCTGTTCCTCTGGCTTGGTGTTACTCAGCATGATGATACCGCCATTAGACACCTGGACGGAACAGAAAAGAATAATTATCGATTTGTTTGCAAGTATTAAAATGAAGATAATTAtggtaaggggaggtaacttttgTGTGTTTCAGAGATTATATTAACAAATGTAGCATTTATATTAatgaggggaggtaactttgtATTCTATTTATAATTCTATATGCACAGAtgtgtaacatttatattaatgaGGGGAGACAACTTTTGAGAGCTATAgaaaatgttatatgtataattgtatgatGTATCTGTGCTGATTTCAATAGACTATGTACACATACAGAATGTGTATGTAAATCTTATGTATAAAGTTGAACTCACATCTTTGACAGGGACGTATCGGCCGTCAGGGAGAGTTAGGACTTTAAGTTGAGCCTTCATCACACGTGCTGGGTTAGACAACATCATAAAGTTAGGTTCTGGCTCTTTCTTCTCTTTTTCAGCTTTTTCTTTTTCTGCCTTCTCCTTTTCTGCTTTCTCTTTTTCAGccttttcttcttcttcctttttctctttttcatCTTCATCCTACAAGAATTACAAgcaattattttttttgcctgccccactttgtcagtataggaAGTTTAAGTAAAACTtcaaaattcactaaaatttcagtattttttaagTAAACCACAAAGAATATCTTCACTTAATAGTTATAAGGAAGCacactgtatacattataagaCGTGTGGAAATATTGATGCATTGTAGAGGTAAAACATAATCTTACTTCACAATCTCGTTGTAGGTAAAACAAAAGCAATGATGATCATGGTTTTGTTTAAgtataacataaaacacttttattcatatgatttatgtatttatttttaaaccaAACAGAGTAATCTCCCCTGAATAGTCAACACTGTGACCACTAATAGGACCTAAATCTTTGTCGTTTGTGAGGATGTAACCTGCCATAGCATCACTactagttttgttttgtttataccTTTTTATTATCCTTgacaaaaaatgaaagaaactGTCTAAAGAGACACAGGAAATAAAAGACTGTTTTattacaacataatacaatggCCATTCCTTTGTTGAATTGTTGTTAGATTAAAAGTGAACTGTATACTGCACTGAGTCGTGGGTGGGAGGGATTTGTAGGTATGGAGaagataaacatgtatgtatcatGTGTAAGGTCAGAGAGAAGAATTGAACATCTTGTCCTTGATAATGTTTACAAGTAAGAAGGAAGTAAGTGGATCTTCTGgtattttttcaaattgaatGTTTTGCCAATAACGAGAACACTGACCATTCCTGCTAACAGGTCAGAATCATTATAGACAGTCTCACAAAACACTCAAGCTACACTTAAATCACCAATGTTTGCCCTTGGAAATGGCCTTCCCAATTACTGCTTCTCCCATTAGCCTTGTAGTAGCCTCCCCCTCCTCTGTTTACCCCTTGTAGTAGCCTCCCCCCCTCTGTTTACCCCTTGTAGTAGCCTCCCCTTCGAACTTGTGAGCCCCCCTCCTCTGTTTACCCCTTGTAGTAGCCCTCCCCCTCCTCTGTTTACCCCTTGTAGTAGCCTCCCCCCTCTG from Pecten maximus unplaced genomic scaffold, xPecMax1.1, whole genome shotgun sequence encodes the following:
- the LOC117320834 gene encoding 26S proteasome non-ATPase regulatory subunit 1-like, yielding MMLSNPARVMKAQLKVLTLPDGRYVPVKDVSNGGIIMLSNTKPEEQEDIIEPVAAGGPKTEEEEEPEPPEPFEWTED